The following is a genomic window from Melitaea cinxia chromosome 24, ilMelCinx1.1, whole genome shotgun sequence.
attattattttgtatttgcatattgtggtgtacaataaagagtaaataaataaataaataaataatactaattgtgcagtattatttatttttatcttttatttatttatactccaTTGGACACCACAGCCTTTAACACATGGCTTCCCAAGTAACGAAAGACAACCCAGACAAGCCAAGTAACGgaagataaatttattattagctcAAGACAGGGTACAGGCTACAggcaaatatatatgtacattaatTCTACAGGGCGCTGTTGgttgtgaagcgtttatttatttacataccaAATATATGCAGtagatattatttatctgtgatcttctataagtaAGCACCTATAGGTGCTTCACCAATCGAGCCGATCCAAATTTTGtccaagatatttcctgctgtgtttttacctttatattataacttttcTGTTGTCATTTCCTTGgtaaacaataaatacttaataatacttCAAATGAGGTAAGGCACATCAGGAAATTTCCAGCTCATAATCAGCCCAAAtggtactgctttcaagcagtgttgaaatcctgttggtgagtaaggtgaccagagggaAGAGGCGGATAGGGGCGGCAAAACGCTTCCGATGCTTCAATTTTTTTAGGCGTCTATAAGCGGtcatcgtttaccatcaggtgagccgtacgcttgtttgtcgaccaagttgtataaaactaaattatattataaagtaactCACCAACGGAATACATGACAAGCGCATGTTCCCGTATAGTCGCGTTGTTCAGTACGATTGACTCCTTGATTCTCACTCCTGCCTTCACTATCACTCCAGCGCCGATAGACACGTTTGGACCGATCtatgtaacaataataatcatcatGATCTTTATATACGATACATTATACAATTCATAGATACGTGATATGTACAATATACAGATATGTGACTTAAAAGTGTTGAACTACATAGAGttaataattgtgattgctcattaacggaaaaaaaccgacttcaattacatagaaaaataatacaacattGGTAGACCtctcaataaaatatgtactgTAATCTTCTAGATCGTTTTACGGTTTGAAACAGACCAAATGTAAACCAATAACACAAtaatacagtaaaatatttgataaaaatcatACTATTACATACCACAGCGCTACTGTCGACAACAGCAGTGGGATGTATGAACACATCCGGTATAATATTGCAAGGAGAGTGGGTTAATCTTTCTCGGTAGAGTTCCAAGTAATGACGGTTGGCGTATATCGCTGACCCCGCAGTTTTCACTTGTGACCACCAATTTGATACCTAGGGATATGTATATAACTCttgtaataatgataataagaataatgatgatgatttattgcGGACAAAATAGTCCAGtgttagtaatttaaaaaaaaatgtgtgtccAAAGTGTGTGTCTGTTCCGACACGCGACTGGAGTTCACTCCTTAAGTACGaatacgattatttatttaaaaatatatttatatcgctCTCGCAAGAAACGTTGGGTGGTAAAACGTCACTCTTAGGCCAGATTTCAGTATCACTGCTCAGAGCTATTATTTCACACAATTTCACTCTCCACATTTTTATACCATaagctttatattttttgttaaggagtaaactccgaAAAAAGAGGAATTAATGTTTTACATACTATTTGAAGTTTGCtaatgatttacaaaaaaatattatctcaaTACAAGTTTtagataaatacaattaaagcaaagtacattacaaaacaaaaactaacaaCACAATGTAAATCTTGTAATCTTTTGAATATTTTAGGACTAAATTCatatttcttttatgtatttaataatcgATAAGGCCtccttttgttgtttttattattattacaattttttctcTTGTAATGTTGCTTATCTTGgtgtttaatagttattatcattaaaaaatgaGTCTAAAAATGTTATTCTTTAGCTTCGTTGAAATAATCTAAACTATGAataggtaattatttattattattacagaggACCTGACGTAGAGcatagttattataaatacgatCCTTTAAACCAGCTTgacaaacaaacatttataaGATAACAGTTTTAACTAACAGTGATATTAACCTGATTTGCATACAACTTGTTAGTGCCAGCAAGGGGTGCCAATACATCTTGTTCCCACGACATATAACCGGGGTGGGGACTGCCATGACCGTTACCACTagaattatacattaaaatattgatgttttttttttatcaaaacacAAGCAACAGCTAACATTACTGAAATGTGTCTTATATGATTATATATGAACATTTCTCATATATTTCATGTCATgtcaaagtttttatataatttaaaactttatttatataaaaacttcttACCTATAAAACCCATCCTGCTTCCGTTGAAACGCATCAGCCATCGTGTGGAACACTTGCAATGAACACACATACACTCCGCAATTGATAAGTGTTGATATATAGCTACTAGGTTTTTCAACATAGTGTGTTACAGATTTAGTAGTTGGTTCACGAACCATGCAACCGTAGTGCACCGACTGCTGTCGAGTTGCTTCTGTTCCCATTATTGTTACCTAAAACATAGTAATTGATGTTATTACAGTATATACAGTTTCACATATTAGAAAAATTGTCTGAAAAACGCCTTTAACATTTCTTTCCTCAATTGTTATGTAAGAATTTTTTGACAGCTacgtcaaaaaataatttttaaaagcctttttgtcaaaaaatactGACCGTTCTACGGAAAAGGTGTAAACACTTTAGTGGAGCACCACTAGAGCGTTCACTCCTCAAAATATTTCCGTCTTGTAGTATTCTAGCACTACGCCAAGTCTTAAAGTCCGTTTCCTACCTCGTGCCCTCTCCTTGTTAGTTGAAAATGTTTAGAAAGCGCTTTTTTAGTTAGTGATAAAATCTAAATTCTTGACTAGAAACATTGGtacatatttaatgtaaatttttaattaattaaaattaaaccttGTTTTGACACCCAACCAGACCGACCCTTTTTTTTCGCTGGGAACATGTTTTACGCACCCTGCCGACGAGGCCGGCTGGAGTGTATGACTCCTGGCCAACTCAGACTACTCACTAAAATCCAACGGTGCCCTCATCGTCATAGCAGGGCGCGACatcgcttattattattaatcaattaaattattgattaattaaaatttaaccttGCTCTctaacttactcaccacaggaacccaACAAAACTTGAGAGCagcatttagctgtgatcttttgtaaggtcgaggtaataaCCCAGACAGGCTaatccagattttgaacagggtATATCCTGTACCCTACCTTCATAAatagcaataataaaattaccaaaGCATTAGGCCTTTCTTCATGGAATTCCCACAGTTTTTTAAGAGGAAAGTCGGCACAAACATCACCATTAAGCAGAAAGAAGGCAGTGGGATTTCCCGCTCTGATTTGATCTCGGAAATGGTAGAGACCTCCTCCAGTCCCAAGGGGAGTAAACTCTTGTAGATATCTGTAAAACAAATATGGtatcattacaattatattatataggtatggGTATAATAAAGCAAGAGATTGTTGGTTTGATTCAATACTTTTgggtttcaaaaaaaaagagaaattataaagaaaaggtTAAAGGCAAGAATTTTTGAAGCACCAAACACATCTAAGAAGCTAGCGTAAATACCTCTTGACAAATTAGACGTTAGaagtaataattagtaaattagatagtatagattttaatttttttacatttcttaaTAACAATATAAGAAGACACATTGATGCcatcatattaaattataaagctaattaatattaacaaaacagaAATTATAAGCTTTTGCTCCTATACCTAGGATTGTCTGGAGATCACTGATTTAGAGATAGGGCAGTCTCTTGTTGAATTTTCATTTAACTGTTGGTATAAAACCTTATTGGTGTACATTAAATAGTATACACAAGTAAATATTCTACCTTATTATAACATGGTATTCTTTCTGCATCTCACTGATAAAAGGCGCCATTGTTGTTGTGGTGTAGGAGCCAATGATGAGAATCTCCTTACAATCTGCAAGTTTTGTGCATGCTGCTATGTGATGCTGTATTAGT
Proteins encoded in this region:
- the LOC123665622 gene encoding LOW QUALITY PROTEIN: mannose-1-phosphate guanyltransferase alpha (The sequence of the model RefSeq protein was modified relative to this genomic sequence to represent the inferred CDS: substituted 2 bases at 2 genomic stop codons), coding for MLKAVILIGGPQKGTRFRPLSLDTPKPLFPIAGLPLIQHHIAACTKLADCKEILIIGSYTTTTMAPFISEMQKEYHVIIRYLQEFTPLGTGGGLYHFRDQIRAGNPTAFFLLNGDVCADFPLKKLWEFHEERPNALVTIMGTEATRQQSVHYGCMVREPTTKSVTHYVEKPSSYISTLINCGVYVCSLQVFHTMADAFQRKQDGFYRXEVFIXINGNGHGSPHPGYMSWEQDVLAPLAGTNKLYANQVSNWWSQVKTAGSAIYANRHYLELYRERLTHSPCNIIPDVFIHPTAVVDSSAVIGPNVSIGAGVIVKAGVRIKESIVLNNATIREHALVMYSVVGQDASVGEWSRVEGTPSDPDPNKPFAKMDNTPLFNNDGRLNPSITILGASVVVPPETILLNSIVLPHKHLTRSFKHEIIL